The Clostridium sp. AWRP genome has a window encoding:
- a CDS encoding BMC domain-containing protein → MYSQALGMVETLGYIAAVEALDVSLKSANVKFVGCELIRGGLVTIKVTGDVGAVNASIEAAKTAVNKVGKLISAFVIPRPADDVFKFFCETEKKDMVLKEIPEKSEELKKLECVGKLQKLEELEKSEEQEKLDDIEEREDQEETDIKEPDQEESETEGSENLEKLDPDESNKEQPERVKVDEERKSGSLLEIKQKLERMKVIELRNMARRMNLSSLTKKDIKFGKKKQLIKAILEYYTRRLK, encoded by the coding sequence ATGTATAGTCAAGCATTAGGTATGGTTGAAACATTAGGATATATAGCAGCTGTAGAAGCACTGGATGTCTCTCTAAAATCTGCAAATGTTAAATTTGTTGGTTGTGAACTTATAAGGGGGGGACTTGTTACTATCAAGGTTACGGGTGATGTTGGTGCTGTAAATGCATCTATTGAAGCTGCTAAAACAGCAGTAAATAAAGTGGGAAAATTAATTTCGGCATTTGTTATACCACGGCCTGCTGATGATGTATTTAAATTTTTCTGTGAAACAGAAAAGAAAGATATGGTGCTTAAAGAAATACCGGAAAAATCAGAAGAGTTGAAAAAGCTTGAATGTGTAGGAAAACTACAAAAATTGGAAGAACTAGAGAAATCAGAAGAACAAGAAAAATTAGATGATATAGAAGAGAGAGAAGATCAAGAAGAAACGGATATAAAGGAACCAGATCAGGAAGAATCAGAAACAGAAGGTTCAGAAAACCTGGAAAAACTAGATCCAGATGAATCAAATAAGGAACAACCAGAGAGAGTAAAAGTAGATGAGGAAAGAAAGTCAGGGTCACTTCTCGAGATAAAACAAAAACTTGAAAGAATGAAAGTTATTGAACTCAGAAATATGGCTAGAAGAATGAATTTAAGTTCATTGACTAAGAAGGACATTAAATTTGGCAAGAAAAAGCAGCTGATTAAAGCAATTTTAGAATACTATACAAGGAGGCTAAAGTAA
- the eutH gene encoding ethanolamine utilization protein EutH — MGINQIIVYIMVIFMVFGALDKCIGNKFGLGEKFEEGFNAMGSLTISMVGVVSLAPVLAKVLKPVVVPIYTALGADPSMFATTFLACDMGGYPLALKLALSHDAGQFAGLILGSMMGATIVFTIPVALGIIKKEDRKFLAKGVLAGIMTIPVGCFFGGIAAGFNIVMILKNLVPIIIFAALIAIGLWRVPNGMIKGFNIFGNAVTVMITVGLAAIIIQTLTGIVVIPGMAPLSDGILIVGNIAIMLAGAFPLVYVITKVFKKPLMKLGGLLGMGDVAAAGMVATLANDIPMIQMMKDMDDRGKVLNVAFAVSAAFVFGDHLGFAAGVNKQMIFPMIVGKLIGGISAVAVASLIAPKSTIKKNAIEESDVKNA, encoded by the coding sequence ATGGGAATAAATCAGATAATTGTTTATATAATGGTAATATTTATGGTATTTGGAGCTTTGGACAAGTGTATAGGAAATAAATTTGGACTTGGTGAAAAATTTGAAGAAGGTTTCAATGCGATGGGTTCTCTTACAATTTCTATGGTTGGAGTTGTTTCTTTAGCTCCAGTGCTAGCTAAAGTATTGAAACCAGTTGTTGTACCTATTTATACTGCACTTGGTGCAGATCCTTCAATGTTTGCAACGACATTTCTTGCATGTGATATGGGCGGGTATCCTCTTGCACTTAAACTGGCACTTTCACATGATGCAGGGCAATTTGCAGGCTTAATATTAGGTTCAATGATGGGAGCTACTATTGTATTTACTATTCCTGTAGCGCTTGGAATTATAAAAAAAGAAGATAGAAAATTCCTTGCAAAAGGTGTACTTGCAGGTATAATGACAATTCCGGTAGGATGTTTCTTTGGTGGTATTGCAGCTGGATTCAATATAGTTATGATATTAAAAAATCTTGTACCTATAATAATATTTGCAGCATTAATAGCAATAGGCTTGTGGAGAGTACCTAATGGTATGATCAAGGGATTCAACATATTTGGAAATGCTGTTACAGTAATGATAACAGTGGGACTTGCTGCTATAATAATTCAAACTCTTACAGGTATTGTAGTAATACCTGGAATGGCTCCACTTTCAGATGGCATACTAATTGTGGGAAATATTGCAATTATGCTTGCAGGTGCTTTTCCACTTGTATATGTTATTACAAAAGTTTTTAAAAAGCCGCTTATGAAATTAGGTGGACTTCTTGGTATGGGTGATGTTGCAGCAGCTGGAATGGTTGCAACTCTTGCAAATGATATACCTATGATCCAAATGATGAAGGACATGGATGATAGGGGAAAAGTGTTGAATGTCGCATTTGCAGTAAGTGCAGCTTTTGTGTTTGGTGATCATCTTGGATTTGCAGCAGGTGTAAATAAGCAGATGATATTCCCAATGATTGTAGGAAAGCTCATAGGTGGAATAAGTGCTGTGGCAGTTGCTTCACTTATAGCACCAAAAAGTACTATTAAGAAAAATGCTATTGAAGAAAGTGATGTTAAAAATGCTTAA
- a CDS encoding multidrug efflux MFS transporter — protein sequence MKIWKKNLIVCWLGAFVTALGLSQIAPIMPLYIKQLGIHDISTIEQISGVAFGVTFVVLAIFSPIWGYAADKIGRKPMLLRASIGMSIVISTMGLAQNIYQLIGLRMLQGVVAGYSTACMTLIATQTEKEHSGWALGVLSTASISGSLLGPLIGGYLDEIFGLQFTFFFTGILMIIVFILTLIFVKEDFIKSNKKVLSTKEVWKQLPDCNLIIVLFATSFILQLAFFSIEPIITVYISQLSRSSTHIALISGMAFSASGLASIIAAPRLGKLSDKIGPQKVMLAALIIASLIFIPQAFVKNSWQLIILRFSLGFVTAGLAPSINTLVKKITPENLTGRMFGFNMSAFYLGTFSGSLLGGQIASYFGMKYVFFITSALLLLNGLLVYEKICKKLGSNATDPLKEHMV from the coding sequence TTGAAAATTTGGAAAAAAAACCTAATTGTATGTTGGTTAGGAGCATTTGTAACTGCCTTGGGACTAAGCCAAATAGCCCCAATAATGCCCCTTTACATCAAGCAACTTGGTATTCATGACATCTCTACTATTGAACAAATATCTGGGGTTGCTTTTGGAGTTACTTTTGTAGTTTTAGCAATATTTTCACCAATTTGGGGATATGCAGCTGATAAAATTGGTAGAAAACCAATGCTATTACGTGCAAGTATTGGAATGTCTATTGTAATTTCAACTATGGGACTTGCACAAAATATATATCAACTTATTGGTTTAAGAATGCTCCAAGGAGTTGTAGCAGGTTATAGTACAGCTTGTATGACATTAATTGCAACTCAAACTGAAAAAGAACATTCTGGTTGGGCATTAGGTGTACTGTCCACAGCTTCTATTTCTGGTTCACTACTTGGACCACTTATTGGAGGATATCTTGATGAAATTTTTGGATTGCAATTTACTTTTTTCTTTACTGGTATCCTTATGATAATTGTTTTTATTCTAACCTTAATATTTGTAAAAGAAGACTTTATAAAATCTAATAAAAAAGTACTAAGTACAAAAGAAGTTTGGAAGCAGCTGCCTGATTGTAACTTAATTATTGTTTTATTTGCCACTTCTTTTATTTTGCAGCTTGCTTTTTTTTCTATAGAACCCATAATAACAGTATATATCTCTCAATTGTCTCGCAGCTCAACCCATATTGCCTTAATTTCTGGGATGGCATTTTCTGCTTCTGGTCTTGCTAGCATTATTGCCGCTCCAAGGCTTGGAAAACTATCAGATAAAATTGGGCCTCAAAAGGTTATGCTTGCAGCACTTATTATTGCTAGTTTAATATTTATACCTCAAGCTTTTGTAAAAAATTCTTGGCAGCTTATCATATTAAGATTTTCATTAGGTTTTGTAACAGCAGGACTAGCACCATCAATTAATACACTGGTAAAGAAAATAACACCAGAAAACCTTACTGGAAGAATGTTTGGTTTTAATATGAGCGCATTTTATTTAGGTACCTTTTCCGGTTCTTTACTTGGTGGACAAATAGCTTCATATTTTGGTATGAAGTATGTATTTTTTATTACCAGCGCACTACTTCTTTTAAATGGTTTATTAGTTTATGAAAAGATCTGTAAAAAACTAGGTTCAAATGCTACTGACCCATTAAAAGAACATATGGTTTAA
- a CDS encoding cobalamin adenosyltransferase, translating to MSVLTEYELRTSLRNKNISEYAIAKNVIVTPSARQYLNDKNIKLVIKEEDNEKKSALPNNVAPIDKTIKPVYVTLQGGYYEKKPEFMTQLYGNKLVYKDHPRIILRGELDNLESNILEAEVKAEKNKCSSLVKDLGEVLKFVRNILRAEVLEEKLGDLVLLGMNDSELREMSHHPKKYFNVDHFITQADMGEMVVMLNSLRSYSRKVEICAFKAFKNMEGALTREDIVMYLNRLSSCFYIMMCKYKAGMYK from the coding sequence ATGAGTGTATTAACGGAATATGAGCTTAGAACAAGTTTAAGAAATAAAAATATTTCTGAATATGCTATAGCAAAAAATGTTATAGTTACTCCTTCTGCAAGGCAGTACTTAAATGACAAGAATATAAAACTTGTTATTAAAGAAGAAGATAATGAAAAAAAATCTGCTCTGCCCAATAATGTGGCTCCTATAGATAAAACTATAAAACCTGTGTATGTAACACTTCAGGGAGGGTATTATGAAAAAAAACCTGAGTTTATGACCCAGCTTTATGGAAACAAACTTGTTTATAAAGATCACCCAAGAATAATACTTCGAGGTGAACTTGATAACCTTGAATCCAATATACTTGAAGCTGAGGTCAAGGCTGAAAAAAATAAATGTTCGAGCCTTGTAAAAGATCTTGGGGAAGTTCTTAAATTTGTAAGAAATATTTTAAGAGCAGAAGTACTTGAAGAAAAACTTGGAGATTTGGTTTTACTTGGAATGAATGACAGTGAACTTAGGGAAATGTCACATCATCCTAAAAAGTATTTTAATGTGGATCATTTTATAACACAAGCGGATATGGGTGAAATGGTAGTAATGCTCAATTCTTTGAGGAGCTATTCACGAAAAGTTGAAATATGTGCGTTTAAGGCTTTTAAAAATATGGAGGGCGCTCTGACAAGAGAGGATATTGTCATGTATTTGAACAGGCTCAGCAGCTGCTTTTATATAATGATGTGCAAGTATAAAGCAGGAATGTATAAGTAA
- a CDS encoding TetR/AcrR family transcriptional regulator — translation MDGFEKRTLKKRKAILDTSLSLFNKYGYKNVTIAQISKQTPVSLETIYNYFGSKDN, via the coding sequence TTGGATGGCTTTGAAAAAAGAACATTAAAAAAGAGAAAAGCGATTTTAGATACATCACTTTCTCTCTTCAATAAATATGGATATAAAAATGTTACAATTGCACAGATTTCAAAACAAACTCCTGTTTCACTTGAAACCATATACAATTATTTTGGCAGCAAAGACAACTAA
- a CDS encoding cupin domain-containing protein produces MAEISEKFIEEIVRKIIAEKLSNNNDFEKEVGPGGVIHVKTDTVKCQKFDTGKEGDNVLLTDVLTLDESPYMGCGIMEMTETTFDWTLKYEEIDYIIEGRLEIVIGDKRIGGNKGDILMIPRNSKIKFSAPKYAKFMYCTYPADWAEENK; encoded by the coding sequence ATGGCTGAAATTAGTGAAAAGTTTATTGAAGAAATAGTAAGAAAAATTATAGCTGAAAAATTGTCAAATAATAATGACTTTGAAAAAGAAGTTGGTCCTGGAGGAGTTATTCATGTAAAAACTGATACAGTAAAATGTCAAAAGTTTGATACAGGAAAAGAAGGGGACAATGTACTGCTTACAGATGTATTAACTCTTGATGAAAGTCCATATATGGGATGTGGCATTATGGAAATGACTGAAACTACATTTGATTGGACACTTAAGTATGAAGAAATAGATTATATTATAGAAGGCAGGCTTGAGATTGTAATAGGTGATAAAAGGATTGGCGGAAATAAAGGTGATATTTTAATGATACCAAGAAATTCAAAAATTAAATTTTCTGCACCTAAATATGCAAAATTTATGTACTGCACCTATCCTGCTGACTGGGCTGAAGAAAATAAATAA
- the eutM gene encoding ethanolamine utilization microcompartment protein EutM, which produces MTNTNALGMIETKGLVAAIEASDAMVKAANVTLIGKVHVGGGLVTVMVRGDVGAVKAATDAGAAAAERVGELLSVHVIPRPHNEVEYILPKIERVED; this is translated from the coding sequence ATGACAAATACAAATGCTCTAGGAATGATTGAAACAAAGGGATTGGTAGCAGCAATAGAAGCTTCTGATGCTATGGTAAAAGCAGCCAATGTAACACTTATAGGTAAGGTACATGTAGGTGGAGGGCTTGTAACTGTAATGGTAAGAGGAGATGTTGGAGCTGTAAAAGCTGCAACAGATGCAGGTGCTGCAGCTGCCGAAAGAGTTGGAGAACTTCTTTCAGTACATGTAATACCAAGACCTCATAATGAAGTAGAATACATTTTACCTAAAATAGAGAGAGTAGAAGACTAA
- a CDS encoding phosphate propanoyltransferase → MNNYDIETVANKIIEMILNHRPIPIEVSGRHVHLSQEDMENLFGKGYSLTKKKDLSQPGQFQSNEKVMLIGPKGVIKNVSVLGPVRNETQVEVSKTDAAALGINPPVRESGNLKKSESLIIAAGKSVIKAEEKVIVAKRHIHMTPFDARLYGVQNGDNVKIQTLGERSLTFGDVVIRVSNKYKTAMHIDFDEANACCYLKGMNAKIVK, encoded by the coding sequence TTGAACAATTATGATATTGAAACTGTTGCAAATAAGATAATAGAGATGATTTTAAACCATAGACCCATTCCTATAGAAGTATCGGGAAGGCATGTTCATTTATCACAGGAAGATATGGAAAATCTTTTTGGTAAGGGATATAGTCTTACAAAGAAAAAGGATCTTTCTCAACCTGGACAGTTTCAAAGTAATGAAAAGGTAATGCTTATTGGACCTAAAGGTGTTATAAAAAATGTGTCAGTACTCGGACCTGTTAGAAATGAGACGCAGGTTGAAGTTTCTAAAACAGATGCTGCTGCTCTTGGTATTAATCCTCCAGTTAGAGAATCTGGAAATTTGAAAAAAAGTGAATCACTTATTATTGCTGCAGGAAAATCTGTTATAAAGGCTGAGGAAAAAGTGATTGTGGCCAAAAGACATATCCATATGACTCCATTTGATGCAAGATTATATGGAGTACAAAATGGGGATAACGTAAAAATTCAGACCTTAGGAGAAAGATCTCTTACATTTGGTGATGTAGTTATAAGGGTGAGCAATAAATATAAAACGGCTATGCACATTGACTTTGACGAAGCCAATGCATGTTGTTATCTAAAGGGAATGAATGCAAAGATAGTTAAATAG
- a CDS encoding acetaldehyde dehydrogenase (acetylating), protein MENMDRDLQSIQDVRRLVQKARQAQQEYCKFSQEKMNKIIEHVAESAGLQAERLAKLAVEETTFGNLPDKIIKNKFASEIVYENIKDIKLVGILKDDKDRKILEIGSPVGVIAGLVPSTNPTSTVIYKSLIALKSGNAIVFSPHPKARHCIAEAIKVVSDAAVKAGAPLGMVSGMSILTMEGTHELMKNVDLILATGGSAMVKAAYSSGTPAIGVGPGNGPAFIEKTADIKLAVKRIMDSKTFDNGVICASEQSIVVEKCIKDKVVDELKRQGAYFLSKEQSEKVAKFILRANGTMNPQIVGKSAQKIAEMAGITVDLNARILISEQTTVGKDNPFSREKLTTILAFYCEENWEKACERCIELLNNEGIGHTLIIHSNNEEIVKEFGLKKPVSRILVNTPGSLGGIGATTNLVPALTLGCGAVGGSATSDNVGPRNLINIRRVAYGVREIEDIKKLVNNCNDRETSHTVLDISDQYVELITKKIAEKLSL, encoded by the coding sequence ATGGAGAATATGGATAGGGATTTGCAATCTATACAAGATGTAAGACGGCTTGTTCAAAAGGCAAGACAAGCTCAACAGGAATATTGTAAATTCAGTCAGGAAAAGATGAATAAAATTATTGAGCATGTAGCAGAATCCGCTGGCTTACAAGCTGAAAGACTGGCAAAACTTGCTGTAGAAGAAACAACTTTTGGAAATTTACCTGATAAGATAATTAAAAACAAATTTGCTAGTGAAATAGTGTATGAAAATATAAAGGACATTAAGTTAGTAGGTATTTTAAAAGATGATAAGGATAGAAAAATATTAGAAATAGGTTCACCTGTAGGTGTTATTGCAGGACTTGTACCTTCAACTAATCCTACTTCTACCGTTATATACAAAAGTCTTATAGCTTTAAAATCAGGAAATGCCATTGTATTCAGTCCTCATCCAAAGGCAAGACATTGTATTGCAGAAGCTATAAAAGTTGTAAGTGATGCAGCTGTTAAGGCAGGAGCACCTTTAGGAATGGTTTCGGGGATGAGCATACTTACTATGGAAGGAACTCATGAACTTATGAAAAACGTTGATCTTATACTAGCAACAGGTGGATCAGCTATGGTAAAGGCGGCATACAGTTCAGGAACTCCTGCTATAGGAGTTGGACCTGGAAATGGACCTGCTTTTATTGAAAAAACAGCAGATATAAAGCTTGCAGTAAAAAGAATAATGGATAGTAAAACTTTTGACAATGGGGTAATATGTGCTTCAGAACAGTCCATAGTAGTTGAAAAATGTATAAAAGATAAAGTTGTAGATGAGCTTAAACGTCAAGGAGCATACTTCTTATCTAAAGAACAATCCGAAAAAGTAGCAAAGTTTATATTGAGAGCAAATGGTACTATGAATCCTCAAATTGTGGGAAAATCAGCTCAGAAAATAGCTGAAATGGCAGGTATAACTGTAGATTTAAATGCAAGGATATTGATTTCAGAGCAGACAACAGTTGGAAAAGATAACCCATTTTCAAGGGAAAAACTTACAACAATTTTAGCATTCTACTGTGAAGAAAATTGGGAAAAAGCTTGCGAGAGATGTATTGAACTTTTAAATAATGAAGGTATAGGACATACTCTCATAATACATTCAAACAATGAAGAAATAGTAAAAGAATTTGGACTTAAAAAACCTGTATCCAGAATACTTGTAAACACGCCGGGATCACTTGGAGGAATAGGAGCTACTACAAATCTAGTGCCTGCACTTACACTTGGATGTGGAGCAGTTGGAGGAAGTGCAACTTCTGATAATGTAGGACCAAGAAATCTTATAAACATAAGAAGAGTTGCCTATGGAGTAAGGGAAATAGAAGATATAAAAAAACTTGTAAATAATTGTAATGACAGAGAAACCTCACATACTGTTTTAGATATTTCTGACCAGTACGTTGAACTTATAACTAAAAAAATAGCTGAAAAGCTTAGTTTGTAA
- the bioB gene encoding biotin synthase BioB: MKGLAKEIIAGRRLKRGEDFKFFLTSDADKLFEGASMIREALCGNKVDLCTIINGRSGSCSENCKFCAQSAHNHTGIKEYEFLDPDVILEDCKKNEVNGVHRYSIVTAGRTLTGKDFDKAIEAYKKMHKECNIKLCASHGLLTEEEFIRLKEAGVSMYHTNIETSKRNFPNVCTTHTYEDKLREISLAKKAGLRVCSGGIIGMGETWNDRIDMAVSLSELQVDSIPINALKPIKGTPYENLEPLSESDILRTIATFRYINPTAYIRMAAGRNYFKDGGTRLFLSGANAAITGDMLTTVGNNTVQDKKMLTKLGFDISK; encoded by the coding sequence ATGAAAGGTTTAGCAAAGGAAATTATTGCAGGCAGACGTTTAAAAAGAGGAGAAGATTTTAAATTCTTTTTGACTTCAGATGCTGATAAACTATTTGAAGGTGCCAGTATGATTCGTGAGGCTCTATGTGGCAACAAAGTTGACCTTTGTACCATCATCAACGGTCGCAGCGGTAGCTGTAGTGAAAACTGTAAATTCTGTGCTCAGTCTGCTCATAATCATACTGGAATTAAAGAATATGAATTTTTAGATCCTGATGTAATTCTAGAAGATTGTAAAAAGAATGAAGTAAATGGTGTACACCGCTATTCTATTGTTACCGCTGGAAGAACCTTAACAGGCAAGGATTTTGATAAAGCTATTGAAGCATACAAAAAAATGCATAAAGAATGCAACATTAAACTTTGTGCCTCTCATGGTCTTTTAACTGAAGAAGAATTTATTCGTTTAAAAGAGGCTGGTGTTTCAATGTATCATACAAACATAGAGACATCCAAACGCAATTTCCCTAATGTTTGTACTACTCATACATATGAAGATAAACTTCGTGAAATTAGTTTGGCAAAAAAAGCAGGTCTTAGAGTTTGTTCTGGTGGTATCATTGGTATGGGAGAAACCTGGAATGATCGTATTGATATGGCTGTAAGTCTGTCAGAATTACAAGTAGACTCTATTCCCATCAATGCGCTTAAGCCTATTAAAGGAACACCTTATGAAAATTTGGAGCCTCTTTCTGAAAGTGATATTTTAAGAACAATTGCTACCTTTCGTTATATTAATCCTACCGCATATATTCGTATGGCAGCAGGCAGAAACTACTTTAAAGATGGTGGTACAAGGTTATTTTTATCTGGTGCCAATGCTGCAATTACTGGGGATATGTTAACCACTGTAGGTAATAATACTGTACAGGATAAAAAAATGTTAACCAAATTGGGCTTTGATATCTCAAAATAA
- a CDS encoding CocE/NonD family hydrolase C-terminal non-catalytic domain-containing protein gives MKLRLYVSSTIDIEIADSAMMVEKGHTLLLEIGSQEQSGCGMFLHPDDKIWNADVTVYIGGQYKSYLLLPLIL, from the coding sequence ATGAAATTAAGGTTATATGTTTCTTCCACTATTGATATTGAGATTGCAGACAGTGCAATGATGGTTGAAAAGGGACATACATTATTGCTGGAAATCGGCAGTCAGGAGCAAAGTGGATGCGGAATGTTTTTACATCCTGATGATAAAATCTGGAATGCTGATGTTACAGTTTATATTGGAGGTCAATATAAATCATATTTACTACTACCTTTAATTCTATAA
- a CDS encoding flavodoxin family protein — translation MKKKNILVLTGSPRKNGNSDRMAAAFIKGALSIGHEVVKFETARKKISGCKACGTCWIKGKPCSFQDDFDELSPLLEAADVIVISTPLYWFSFSSHIKAAIDKMNAYLKESCKRHLKIKESVLLVCGADEGIKIFDGIITTYREIADYMKWEDKGLLAVPNVKEKGDIEGTDALEKAEKLGRLL, via the coding sequence TTGAAAAAGAAAAATATATTAGTATTAACTGGAAGCCCAAGAAAGAATGGAAATAGTGACAGAATGGCAGCTGCTTTTATAAAGGGAGCTCTATCAATAGGACATGAGGTTGTAAAATTTGAAACAGCACGTAAAAAAATTAGTGGCTGCAAAGCCTGTGGGACTTGCTGGATCAAGGGGAAACCTTGTTCTTTTCAAGATGACTTTGATGAACTTTCACCTTTATTAGAAGCAGCAGATGTAATAGTAATTTCCACACCATTATATTGGTTTAGCTTTTCCTCACATATCAAAGCTGCTATCGATAAGATGAATGCTTATTTGAAAGAAAGTTGCAAACGCCATTTAAAAATCAAAGAGAGTGTATTGCTTGTATGTGGCGCAGACGAAGGAATAAAAATATTCGATGGAATAATAACAACCTATAGAGAAATTGCGGACTATATGAAATGGGAAGACAAAGGTTTACTTGCAGTACCAAATGTTAAAGAAAAAGGTGATATTGAGGGAACAGATGCTCTTGAGAAAGCAGAAAAGTTAGGAAGGTTATTATAG
- a CDS encoding biotin transporter BioY, which translates to MEKKSNIHQMAIIGVMAAVICVLGPLSIPIGVVPISFTNLAIYFALYTLGMKKGTISYIIYLLIGFVGIPVFSSFTGGPSKLLGPTGGYLIGFIFMALIAGFFIDAFLDKWYLCFIGMVLGTAVCYVFGTIWLSYQAHIAMGASLAAGVIPFIPGDLIKILIATFVGPQIRKRLIKANLFLA; encoded by the coding sequence ATGGAAAAAAAGTCTAACATTCATCAAATGGCAATTATCGGAGTTATGGCTGCAGTTATCTGTGTTCTTGGACCTTTATCAATTCCCATTGGTGTAGTACCAATTTCCTTTACAAATTTAGCAATCTATTTTGCACTTTACACACTTGGCATGAAAAAAGGTACTATCAGCTACATAATATATTTATTAATTGGCTTTGTCGGTATTCCAGTATTCTCTAGTTTTACCGGAGGTCCATCTAAACTCTTAGGGCCAACAGGTGGATATCTTATTGGATTTATATTTATGGCATTAATTGCAGGATTTTTCATTGATGCTTTTTTAGATAAATGGTATTTATGCTTTATAGGTATGGTACTAGGAACCGCTGTATGTTACGTTTTTGGTACTATCTGGTTATCATATCAGGCTCATATAGCAATGGGTGCATCACTTGCTGCAGGTGTAATTCCTTTTATACCTGGAGACCTTATTAAAATTTTAATTGCCACTTTTGTGGGTCCTCAAATTCGTAAGCGACTAATTAAAGCTAATTTATTTCTAGCTTAA
- the eutJ gene encoding ethanolamine utilization protein EutJ: MNLEEINNFVSSVEKSIKYPAKVDKNEKYLVGVDLGTSYIVIVVLDSNKNPVACEMEYAEVVKDGLVVDFTGASDIVRRLKKKIQEKTGIELVKAAIAVPPGTGKRDADTHRYIVEGAGMDVTAILDEPTAANSVLNIKDGVVVDIGGGTTGLSIFENGKTIYTADEPTGGTHLSLVIAGQYGISFTEAEKMKKTSEKQNEIFNIVRPVIQKVASIIKSHIREFKVNNIYLVGGTCCLKGFESVIEKETGIKTVKPSNPLLVTPIGIALNCCNKEGD; the protein is encoded by the coding sequence GTGAACCTTGAAGAGATAAATAACTTTGTAAGTTCAGTAGAAAAAAGTATAAAGTATCCTGCAAAAGTAGATAAAAATGAAAAATATTTGGTGGGAGTTGATCTTGGCACTTCCTATATAGTAATCGTTGTGCTTGATAGTAATAAAAATCCTGTAGCTTGTGAAATGGAATATGCTGAAGTGGTTAAAGATGGATTGGTAGTAGATTTTACTGGAGCAAGTGATATAGTAAGAAGATTAAAAAAGAAAATTCAAGAAAAAACAGGAATAGAACTTGTTAAAGCAGCTATTGCCGTTCCTCCTGGTACGGGAAAAAGGGATGCTGATACTCATAGATATATAGTGGAGGGAGCAGGAATGGATGTTACTGCAATACTTGATGAACCTACTGCAGCAAATTCAGTACTCAATATAAAAGATGGAGTTGTAGTAGATATAGGTGGCGGAACCACAGGACTTTCCATATTTGAAAATGGAAAAACTATATACACAGCTGATGAACCTACAGGTGGTACACATTTATCTCTTGTAATAGCTGGACAGTATGGGATAAGTTTTACTGAAGCAGAAAAAATGAAAAAAACAAGTGAAAAGCAGAATGAAATTTTTAATATTGTAAGGCCTGTGATACAGAAAGTTGCTTCCATAATAAAAAGTCATATAAGGGAATTTAAAGTAAATAATATCTATCTTGTAGGTGGTACATGCTGTTTAAAAGGATTTGAGAGTGTTATTGAGAAAGAAACTGGTATAAAAACGGTTAAGCCGTCAAATCCATTATTAGTAACTCCAATAGGAATTGCTTTAAACTGTTGTAATAAAGAAGGTGATTAA
- a CDS encoding EutN/CcmL family microcompartment protein: MEIGKIVGNVWATKKDDDLNGLKFLIVKPIDCYSHYEGHTFIAVDSIGSGIGEIVLVVKGSSARVCLGKKYIPVDATIVGIVDNVEVEKGEKE, from the coding sequence ATGGAAATAGGTAAAATTGTTGGAAATGTATGGGCTACAAAGAAAGATGATGACCTTAATGGACTTAAGTTCCTTATTGTGAAGCCAATAGATTGTTATTCTCATTACGAAGGCCATACTTTTATAGCGGTAGACAGCATAGGATCTGGTATAGGAGAGATAGTTCTCGTAGTAAAGGGAAGTTCTGCTAGAGTATGTCTTGGTAAAAAATATATACCTGTGGACGCAACTATTGTTGGTATAGTAGATAATGTGGAGGTAGAGAAAGGTGAAAAAGAATAA